One genomic segment of Mesoterricola silvestris includes these proteins:
- a CDS encoding immunoglobulin domain-containing protein — protein MNIKLTVGLPCALLLGSLVHCGGGRSGAETSSLAPLVTSQPQDQAVKAPASATFYATASGDPAPTYQWALNGVPIPGATSNAFTTAGTDSSMTGQVYTLTATNSLGSATSAGAALTVTGPPVITTQPASATVRLGDTGTFSVAAAGLGGLTYEWSRNGSTLEGVTGPTCSVPAVSPDLTGGSYTVKVTSPSGSATSNPAILTVAYGPVIAVQPASRGVKAPDPVEFKVEAKGNPVVFQWFRNGIALAGANEATWSVPVTTVAMNGDVYQVEVTCADVSLWSDKAILNVSGAPVITAQPRGVSLLAGSAFSLTVEAVGVPEALTYQWNKDGDPIPGATAPTFAVAQAAVGDAGSYSVTVSNAAGSTESLKAKVAVTAGYTVGGTVTAGGEPVAGAILTLGTSPVRTATNDAFGAFAFAGVLPGTYVLTPSIPAFSAVISPASHTLTVPDDGKASFTAVLGYTVSGTLTGAGAGTTYLSLQPAGGGTPQGAAHLDLGGGSGFTFRGVPPGTYTLTGRTDLYDKGVPNAHDPAGTLAAPVTVRGGDVAGLVLALAAGAPDLSLLPAPAFTASGMDSGIVLDYAPVTSAGVEQPQFYQVDWSTDPEFATLSGTRRLSPSAGHLLILTGGLPADGTVYHVRMRGVGPATATPWSPPASVPVGPASGLLSASGTVSFATPPTGPLVVGLRDLASGRAWMTRLPSPVSPQPFSISGIPPSSPGSYQLIAFLDQDANGVPSFGDAVRTQTVAMDQDLPGLAPVLPSAACTAQVATRHSRPGGTDAYALAFTLKDGIRHVASAQVVSGPNLPVPASLGTNGGSSVLTYEAAVTARPAVGDTYTILATYQDGTTGTLTTQVTGVLDLFPSLDAPMGTGDGSGSSADLQPAFAWTGTFPPAFHLAFSLTGPGVSWGVPALPPTTTSLDWSVDPGDPANRVTGSLAVGTPCAWTLAVTDDSGNASQVTAAYTP, from the coding sequence ATGAATATCAAGTTGACCGTGGGCCTTCCCTGCGCCCTCCTCCTGGGAAGCCTGGTCCACTGCGGTGGAGGCCGCTCCGGCGCGGAGACGTCCTCCCTGGCACCCCTCGTCACCTCCCAGCCCCAGGACCAGGCCGTCAAGGCCCCGGCCTCCGCCACCTTCTATGCCACCGCCTCGGGGGACCCCGCGCCCACCTACCAGTGGGCCCTCAATGGCGTGCCCATTCCGGGGGCCACCTCCAACGCCTTCACCACCGCCGGCACCGATTCGTCCATGACCGGCCAGGTCTACACCCTGACCGCCACCAACAGCCTGGGATCCGCCACCAGCGCGGGGGCCGCCCTCACCGTCACCGGCCCCCCGGTGATCACCACCCAGCCCGCCAGCGCCACCGTGAGGCTGGGGGACACCGGCACCTTCTCGGTGGCCGCGGCGGGGCTCGGCGGCCTCACCTACGAGTGGTCCAGGAACGGCTCCACCCTGGAGGGGGTCACCGGCCCCACGTGCTCCGTCCCCGCGGTCTCCCCGGACCTCACCGGAGGCTCCTACACCGTGAAAGTGACCAGTCCCTCCGGGTCGGCCACCAGCAACCCCGCGATCCTCACGGTGGCCTACGGCCCGGTGATCGCGGTCCAGCCGGCCTCCCGCGGCGTCAAGGCCCCCGACCCGGTGGAGTTCAAGGTGGAGGCCAAGGGCAACCCCGTCGTATTCCAGTGGTTCCGAAACGGTATCGCCCTGGCCGGGGCCAACGAGGCCACCTGGTCCGTGCCCGTCACCACCGTGGCCATGAACGGCGATGTGTACCAGGTGGAGGTCACCTGCGCGGACGTCTCCCTCTGGAGCGACAAGGCGATCCTGAACGTCTCGGGCGCCCCGGTCATCACGGCCCAGCCCCGGGGGGTGAGCCTCCTGGCCGGATCGGCCTTCAGCCTCACGGTGGAAGCGGTGGGCGTGCCCGAGGCCCTCACCTACCAATGGAACAAGGACGGCGACCCCATCCCCGGCGCCACCGCCCCCACCTTCGCCGTGGCCCAGGCCGCGGTCGGGGACGCCGGTTCCTATTCCGTCACCGTCAGCAACGCCGCGGGATCCACCGAAAGCCTGAAGGCCAAGGTGGCCGTGACCGCGGGATACACCGTCGGCGGCACCGTGACCGCCGGGGGGGAGCCGGTGGCGGGCGCCATCCTCACCCTGGGCACCAGCCCGGTGCGCACCGCCACCAACGACGCCTTCGGCGCCTTCGCCTTCGCGGGGGTGCTCCCCGGCACCTACGTCCTCACCCCCTCCATACCCGCCTTCTCCGCGGTCATCTCCCCCGCCTCCCACACCCTCACCGTGCCCGACGACGGGAAGGCCAGCTTCACGGCCGTCCTGGGCTACACCGTTTCCGGCACCCTCACCGGGGCGGGGGCCGGCACCACGTACCTGAGCCTCCAGCCCGCCGGGGGCGGAACCCCCCAGGGCGCGGCCCATCTGGACCTGGGCGGAGGAAGCGGCTTCACCTTCCGGGGGGTGCCGCCGGGCACCTACACCCTGACGGGGCGCACGGATCTCTACGACAAGGGGGTACCCAACGCCCACGATCCCGCCGGGACCCTGGCCGCCCCCGTCACGGTCCGCGGCGGGGACGTGGCGGGTCTCGTCCTGGCCCTGGCGGCGGGCGCGCCGGACCTCTCCCTCCTTCCGGCTCCCGCCTTCACCGCGAGCGGGATGGATTCGGGCATCGTCCTGGACTACGCGCCGGTCACCTCCGCCGGGGTGGAGCAGCCCCAGTTCTACCAGGTGGACTGGAGCACCGACCCCGAATTCGCCACGCTCTCGGGAACCCGGCGCCTGTCCCCCTCCGCCGGCCACCTCCTGATCCTCACGGGCGGGCTCCCGGCGGACGGCACGGTCTATCACGTGCGCATGCGGGGCGTGGGACCCGCCACCGCCACGCCCTGGTCCCCGCCCGCCTCCGTACCGGTGGGCCCCGCCTCCGGGCTCCTCAGCGCCTCGGGCACCGTATCCTTCGCCACCCCGCCCACGGGCCCGCTGGTCGTGGGGCTGCGGGACCTGGCCTCGGGCCGGGCCTGGATGACCCGCCTCCCGTCCCCGGTGAGCCCCCAGCCCTTTTCCATCTCCGGCATTCCGCCCTCGAGCCCGGGTTCCTATCAGCTGATCGCGTTCCTGGACCAGGACGCCAACGGGGTGCCCTCCTTCGGGGACGCGGTCCGGACCCAGACCGTGGCCATGGACCAGGATCTCCCGGGCCTGGCGCCGGTCCTGCCCTCCGCCGCCTGCACCGCCCAGGTGGCCACCCGCCATTCCCGCCCCGGCGGGACCGACGCCTACGCCCTGGCCTTCACCCTGAAGGACGGCATCCGCCACGTGGCTTCGGCCCAGGTGGTCTCGGGCCCCAACCTCCCCGTGCCGGCGAGCCTGGGCACCAACGGCGGCTCCTCCGTCCTGACCTACGAGGCCGCCGTCACCGCCCGCCCCGCCGTGGGCGACACCTACACGATCCTGGCCACCTACCAGGATGGGACCACCGGGACCCTCACCACCCAGGTGACCGGGGTCCTGGACCTTTTCCCTTCCCTGGACGCCCCCATGGGCACCGGGGACGGGAGCGGGTCCTCCGCCGACCTGCAGCCGGCCTTCGCCTGGACCGGGACCTTCCCCCCGGCCTTCCACCTGGCGTTCAGCCTGACGGGACCGGGCGTTTCCTGGGGGGTGCCCGCACTGCCCCCCACCACCACCTCCCTGGACTGGTCCGTGGATCCCGGGGATCCCGCCAACCGGGTCACCGGGTCCCTGGCCGTGGGAACCCCCTGCGCCTGGACCCTGGCGGTGACGGATGATTCCGGAAATGCCTCGCAAGTGACTGCGGCCTATACGCCTTGA
- a CDS encoding HD domain-containing protein has product MDFPLGPRFQMAMAFAARVHTGQFRKGTTVPYLSHVLAVTATALENGAGEDVAIASLLHDAVEDGGGLPVLEEIRARFGPAVADLVLECTDALSVPKPPWRQRKEAYLAHLAEASDGARLIVLGDKLHNCRSLVRDLRACGPALWARFNAGPGETVWYYRSVVDILARRGRTPLLEELDAAVEELERAIPGA; this is encoded by the coding sequence ATGGACTTCCCCCTCGGTCCGCGCTTCCAGATGGCCATGGCCTTCGCCGCCCGGGTGCACACTGGGCAGTTCCGCAAGGGGACCACCGTCCCCTACCTCTCCCACGTGCTGGCGGTGACGGCGACGGCCCTGGAGAACGGGGCGGGGGAGGACGTGGCCATCGCGAGCCTGCTCCACGATGCCGTGGAGGACGGCGGGGGCCTGCCGGTGCTGGAGGAGATCCGGGCCCGGTTCGGACCCGCCGTGGCCGACCTGGTCCTGGAATGCACCGACGCCCTCTCCGTGCCCAAGCCTCCCTGGAGGCAGCGCAAGGAGGCCTACCTGGCCCACCTGGCCGAGGCCAGCGACGGGGCCCGGCTCATCGTCCTGGGCGACAAGCTCCACAACTGCCGGTCCCTGGTGCGGGACCTGCGCGCCTGCGGGCCGGCCCTGTGGGCGCGGTTCAACGCGGGGCCCGGGGAGACCGTGTGGTACTACCGCAGCGTGGTGGACATCCTGGCGCGCCGGGGCCGGACCCCCCTGCTGGAGGAACTGGACGCGGCGGTGGAGGAACTGGAGCGGGCTATTCCTGGCGCTTGA